Part of the Pseudomonas chlororaphis genome, TGCGGCATGGCGCTGCACGTCTTCGCCTGGCAGCCTGAGCACCAAAAGGCCGGGATGGCGCGAGACGCCGTGTATCTGTTGCGTCCGGACACCTACGTGGCACTGGCTGAGCCCAATGCGGACATCGCCGCGTTAAACCGCTATTTCAGTGAGCGCGGCTTTATACTGCCGGTTTGAAGCACTCAGGCCAGGCGATGGACGTTACGGATACCAAACCCAAATGGAACCGGCGCAAGGACGCACGCCCCGCCGAGATCATCGACGCGGCGCTGGATGTGTTTGCCGAATGTGGTTTCGCCGCGGCCAAGCTGGGCGACGTGGCGAAGCGCGCCGGCGTGGTCAAAGGCACGCTCTATCGCTACTTCGACACCAAGCAAGACCTGTTTCGTGCCGTTGTGCAGCACGCCGTTTCGATCAACCTGCAAGACATCGAGCAGGTGTCGACAGGCTATCGAGGACCACTGCGCGACCTGGTGCCCCTGATACTCAGCGGTGCGGCCGGACGCCTGGGTGACAGCCGCGTTCCTGCCCTGGCCCGGCTGGTGATCGCTGAAAGCAGAACCTTCCCTGACCTGGCGACGATCTGGCACGACAACGTCGTGGCCCACCTGCTGAAACTGATGACGGGGGTCATTGGCGAGGCGCAACAACGCGGTGAAGTTCGTCCTGGCGACCCGACTCTTTATGCGTTTTCCGTGCTAGGCCCGATGATCGCGGGGGCCTTGTTCAAAGAGATATTCGGCCTGTTCAGTCCCTACGCGCCCGACCTTCAAGCGCTTGCCCGGCAGCATGCCGAGACGGTGATTAGGGGGATGACGGTTCACGGGCGCCCATAGTTGGTCTTGCGTCAAAGCATCTTCAACTAGAGATCATCCGGCCAGTTCTGCCATTTAACCCCATTGATAAGATGCCCCCTGCGAATGAACAAACCACTGTTGAAAGCCCTGAGCAGCCGGTTGTCACCAGGCTCGACGAACTGGCGCTCGTAGGCGTTCGCAACTTTTTTGACATTCCGATCGGAAACCTTGGAAGACACATACTCGATCCCCGCACGTTGGTGGGTACGTTTGTCGAATCGGTAGTTCAAACACCAATTCAAGAGCGGATACGTCCCGCGCTGCGCATCGTCCATTAGAAACCTGTTCAAGTTGCTGGGCGCACGGAAGTCGAGCTTGTCCGTGCATCTGAACGCAACCGATGCGGCATTCGACGGGTCTCCCTCTCTGTCGAACAAATACTCCCAGAGGTATCGCCTGACAGTGTTGGATTGGTCGATGGACGTGATGGGCTGGCGGCTGATCCAGCGTTTGACATTCCTGAACATGGCGCCAGCCTTGGGGCCGAGTTTCAGCCCGATGCCGATCAGGTACCACTGGATTCTGTGGGTATGTTCGCCGTGCTGTGGGCCGGCGCCGAGGTCCTTGAAGGGGCGTCCCGATGCCAGTTGATCGTTGAACAGCGACAGCACGTTGCCCACCAGCAAGTCCGCCGGTAAATGCTTGCTGGAAAAGAATTCCTTGTCGACAGCGAAGCCGTTATCGGCTTCCCAGCGCGATAACACGGTGGTCAGCAGCTTGCTGGTGGTTTTCTTCGCGATCTCGGCCAGTTCATTAAACTCAGCGGGTGTTCCCCTGTTCCATTGTTTCCTCATGCCGCTCAAATGATTGAACAGGTCCAGCAAGGTGTCCGGCGTAATGTCGATGTTCTTGGCGCGTAACGCCCCCTGGGCAGCCATTACGCGCTCTGAGAACAGGATAAATAACTGTTGTTCCAGATACGCCAGCGGGCCCCGACAATTTTCTTCCGCTGACAGAAGCGCTCCTACATCGCAGAAGTCCTGGTAATAGTCGCTGTTTTGAAACGCCTGAGAAAAGTGTTGGGTGAAATCCACCGCTACACTGGCTTCGCTCTGAGCGGGCATCGCGTCATCCTCCATGAGTGGCCTCTTGAGCTTAGCCCGCGGCCACAAAGGTGCACGGTATACGCAAATCACGTCGTCCCCCTCGGCTGGTGCATTTGAAATAACCCCTATAGCTAACGAGCCTAACCAACCCTGTCGTGTCACCTATCTTGAAACACAGTTCAGCGCTGTCTCGGGTCAATGACGAGGCGATATGGAGATCACGCAAAACAACCGCCTGGTGCAAGTCGACAGTCCACTCGGCGGCAATGTCCTGGTGTTGCAGGGTATGGAAGGCAGTGAAGAGCTGGGGCGGTGTTTTCACTATGAGCTGGACCTGACGTCCGAAAACCGCGCGATCACGTTCGATCAGTTGCTGGGCAAGCCGATGGGCCTGGCGCTGGAGCTGCACGACGGAGGCAAGCGGCACTTCCATGGCGTCGTCTGCGGCTGCCGCCAGTTGACCGGCCACGGCCAGTTCGCCGGTTACCGTGTCAGCCTGCGGCCCTGGTTCTGGTTGCTCACACGTACGTCCGACTGCCGGATTTTCCAGAACAAGACCGTCCCGGACATCATCAAGCAGGTGTTTCGCGACCTTGGGTTTTCCGATTTCGAAGACAGCCTGAGCGCCAGCTACCGCGAGTGGGAATACTGCGTGCAGTACCGCGAAACCAGCTTCGACTTCGTCAGTCGACTGATGGAGCAGGAAGGCATCTACTATTACTTCCGACACGAACAGGCGCGCCATGTGCTGGTGCTGGCCGATGCCTACGGCGCCCATTCCACGGTGCCGGACTACGCCTCGGTGCCCTTCTATCCACCCGACCGGCAAATGCGCGAGCGCGATCACTTCTACGACTGGCAACTGGCGCGGGAAGTGCAGCCCGGTTCGCTGGCGTTGAACGACTACGACTTCCAGCGTCCCCGCGCCAGCCTCGAGGTACGCTCAAGTGTCGGCCGCAGCCACAGCAACGGCGACTATCCGCTCTACGACTACCCCGGTGAATACCTGCAAAGCAACGACGGTGAGCACTACGCCCGTACGCGTATCGAAGCCATTCACAGCCAGTTCGAGCGGGTGCAGTTGCGCGGTCTCGCCCGTGGGTTGGGTGCCGGCCATTTGTTCAAGCTGACGGGGTACGACCGGGCGGACCAGAATCGCGAGTACCTGGTGGTGGTCGCACGCTACCAGATCCGCCAGGACCCCTACGAGAGCGGACAATCGGACCTGGCCGAACAGTTCGTCAGCGAGCTGGATTGCATGGACGCCCACCAGGCCTTCCGCCCGCTCCCGCTGACCCCCATGCCTATTGTTCGCGGGCCGCAGACTGCCGTGGTGGTAGGCCCCAGCGGCGAGGAGATCTGGACCGACCAATACGGCCGGGTCAAGGTGCACTTCCATTGGGACCGTCACGACCAGTCCAACGAGAACAGCTCCTGCTGGATTCGCGTGTCCCAGGCCTGGGCCGGCAAAAACTGGGGCGCCATGCACCTGCCACGGATCGGCCAGGAAGTGATCGTCAGTTTCCTGGAAGGTGACCCCGACCGGCCGATCATCACCGGCCGTGTCTACAACGCCGAACAGACCGTGCCCTATGCCCTCCCCGCCAATGCCACCCAGAGCGGTGTGAAAAGCCGTTCCAGCAAGGGCGGCTCGCCGGCCAACTTCAATGAAATCCGCATGGAGGACAAGAAAGGCTCGGAGCAGTTGTTCATCCACGCCGAGAAGAACCAGGACATCGAGGTCGAGAACGACGAAACCCACTGGGTCGGTCATGACCGCCGCAAGACCATCGACAACGACGAGACCGTGCACGTCAAGCACGACCGCACGGAAACGGTGGACAACAACGAG contains:
- a CDS encoding type VI secretion protein ImpA, translated to MEITQNNRLVQVDSPLGGNVLVLQGMEGSEELGRCFHYELDLTSENRAITFDQLLGKPMGLALELHDGGKRHFHGVVCGCRQLTGHGQFAGYRVSLRPWFWLLTRTSDCRIFQNKTVPDIIKQVFRDLGFSDFEDSLSASYREWEYCVQYRETSFDFVSRLMEQEGIYYYFRHEQARHVLVLADAYGAHSTVPDYASVPFYPPDRQMRERDHFYDWQLAREVQPGSLALNDYDFQRPRASLEVRSSVGRSHSNGDYPLYDYPGEYLQSNDGEHYARTRIEAIHSQFERVQLRGLARGLGAGHLFKLTGYDRADQNREYLVVVARYQIRQDPYESGQSDLAEQFVSELDCMDAHQAFRPLPLTPMPIVRGPQTAVVVGPSGEEIWTDQYGRVKVHFHWDRHDQSNENSSCWIRVSQAWAGKNWGAMHLPRIGQEVIVSFLEGDPDRPIITGRVYNAEQTVPYALPANATQSGVKSRSSKGGSPANFNEIRMEDKKGSEQLFIHAEKNQDIEVENDETHWVGHDRRKTIDNDETVHVKHDRTETVDNNETITIGVNRTEEVGNHEKITIGVNRTEKVGSNEHITIGADRTEKVGANEAITIVGNRTEDVGGNETIGIAGNRNETVKGNEGIEISGNQSTDVTGNHSTHVGQNESRDVDQSRTTNIKQNESLDVGKHFSLTAGDSITLTTGAASITLKKDGTIMISGKNITVDGSGAIKIKADRNVVVKGQKVLQN
- a CDS encoding TetR family transcriptional regulator, which translates into the protein MDVTDTKPKWNRRKDARPAEIIDAALDVFAECGFAAAKLGDVAKRAGVVKGTLYRYFDTKQDLFRAVVQHAVSINLQDIEQVSTGYRGPLRDLVPLILSGAAGRLGDSRVPALARLVIAESRTFPDLATIWHDNVVAHLLKLMTGVIGEAQQRGEVRPGDPTLYAFSVLGPMIAGALFKEIFGLFSPYAPDLQALARQHAETVIRGMTVHGRP